GCCCGCCACTGTAGAATTTTAGTGACTGTTGGTGACTAACCAGATTGAAACACCTGACTCCAGTGGCCATTTATCTTCGCACCATCTCTCACTGCAGAACTGCACTgcgtgtgggtcacgaaccggagaggaacatctgatcccagtgaccatgtattactgggagtatttgtcacggtaaaaaaaaaattgagtgtGTGTCAATTACAATTATTGGTGCTAAAGTCCTGACCTTACTGTCTGGAtcagacacagagaatgttttACCAGTTACTTtaccgttttttttcttttttcttctcctTCAtatagttaatttactggcgattggcttgctgtcccggggaaagtgcggactctccacctgcaccactcgctacctggtggccatggcaatggcggatctactggtcattatctctgAAGTCATCCTGtggcggatcagttattattatttcccgggatctttcctggacatcacgcctgtgtgtagtgttattgcTGTCCTAagtcgtgcagccacagactgctctgtctggttcactgtcactttctcatttgatcgatttgtggctatttgttgccagaagctaaaaacaaaatattgcaccaagacaaCTGCAGCTCTGGTTCTCGCGACAAGCTGCATTGTTCTCTGTTTAAAAAACGTTCccttctactttatatttgaaccgaGAGAGATAATTGACAACGTGCCGTGGGACTGTTATCGAAATCCAAGCTATTATACTgcacccggatgggtgggatttgactggtttgctgtggttttaactccattgctcccattcactttagtcttgttgctcaacgctctgacaatcAGACacgttttagtggccagtcgagtccggaaGGGACTGAAGTGTCAGAGCAGGGGAGAAAATCAcactgatccagagatggagagcagaaggaagtctatgattttactcttcagcatatctggcagcttcatacttctgtggttggtgtatgttatggatttcttatattataacattacaggaacagaTCATAGCGATTACACCGATTCTGAATACATATTCGGAGAATTTGGGTTTATGTTGCGGACTTTAAGTTGCTGCATAAACACGTTTATTTATTTGGCGATTCAGTCGaaattcagagagcaggtcaaaaaTGCAATGAAATATCCAGTtgtatcaattattcaattaatgaacaaGGAAAACAACTGAGAGCAATCCAAAGGCCGGCCCCAGTGTTTCCATTTATGAATGTGACATTAATCTCTATACTTATATTAACTGAATGACATCAGGAGTCACGAAGATCCAGCGGGTAAGGGACATGACGAGATCACCAGACTAGAAGAAGGAAAAGGCCAGGAGGAGTGAAAAGCACAAATGAACTGGCAGCGCTCTGCATTTtggctgacagttggaggactgaatGTACACTGGCAGGAGGAGTCACACACGCCAGGGAGCAGTGGGCCAAAGGGATGTTTTGAGCTATGGAGGAGCGGACTTAAGGAATGGCGGAGGGAGAATGGAAACAGGTAGAGATTCAGAGCACCactgcaaaagcaaaatgctgcagattctggaaatcttctTGTGAATAGATTGTTTTTTTTTTGGAAACACTATATTGTGGCTGCCTCCTTTCATATTGCCTCCCCACCAACATTTCTGATCactgtcatctctctctctccctccacaactCAAAGGGTGGGGCTGATAGGGGCTTCCATTCTGGAAAAAAAACACTATTGGGCTCAGTTGGGGAGACGGGGCTGGGGCGAGGGAATTGGTTCGGTCTGGGCACAGGATTCAACATCCCTGACTCCTCAGCTTGGCGTCTGCTTGGATCAATGTAACCAAGACATTTCCTGGTCCGCAGGTTAGCTGATATTGATAACTGTTCTCTCTCCttaggttctgtccctctctccttcaaatctgtcatcaaCAGCCTGCCTTCCAGAAAACAACTCATGTCGCCTCTGTCCATACAAACGACctccctatctccaacctccccttcctgTTCAAAGTGCTTTAACAAGCTATAGCCTCTCAAATTCGTTCCTATTTTTCCTGGAACTGCAAGTTTGAATTCTTCTGGTCATGTGTTCACCCCTTTGACTGTACTGAAACGGCtcacatcaaagtcacaaatgacatcccatgtgacaCTGAAAAATgtaatcctccccctccccccgccacgtcCTTGTCGACCTGGCGGCagccacggttgaccacaccattctcctccaacgcctctccattgtgtccagttgggtgggactgcactcacctggttccattcttaactctCCAGTCGGAGCTAGATAATCACCTTCAAAATCCtctgttcctgctcctgcacttTTACCTCTGTTGTTCCCCGAGGATCGATCCTTGACCCCTCATATTTTTTAAATACatactgcccctcagtgacatcatccaagagCACAGCATGAATTTTCATATGTACACTGACGGCACCCAGCACTACATTGGCAAACCACACTCGACTCCtacactgttgctaagttatccgTCTGATTAaaacaacatccagtactggatgagcaaaacaaATCCTCAAAATAAATAATGGAAACACTGTAGACATTGACTTTGTTCCCTGCTTCAAGCCCCTTTCCCTAGACATCGAGCCCATCCTTCTCCATGACAACAGTCTTTCACAGTCATGGCGTCACATTTaaccctgaggtgagcttctgaGCTCATATACACTTCAACATTAAGACCACCTAAttacacctccataacattgcccgaattCACCCCacgctctgctcatctgctgctgaaactctcattcatgcttttgctACATCtatacttaactattccaacacgctGTTAGCTGATCTCCCACGTGCTACTGTCCAAAAACTTGAGGTCATGCAGAAGTATGCTGCCTGTATCTTTGCTCGCATCAACTCCctttcccttatcacccctgtgttcgctggcctacattgacacccagtcaaacaaagtcttgattttaaaattctcacccttgttttcaaatccgtgcATGGTCTCGCCCTTACTTTTCTCCGAAAACTTCTCCAGCACTGCAACCCTGCCATATATCTACACTTCTCTAATCCTATCCTCTTGTGAAACCCTGATTTTAATCGACCTGCCATTTGTTGCCACACCTTTAGTTGACCAGGCTTTCGGGTCTGCAATTTTCTCCCTACACATCTCCGGCTGTCCACCTTTCCATCATTCCTTAAAAACAAACTATTTTATGAAGCTTTTGTTCAGCTAATCTAACATTTCCTTCTGTGTCGCCGTGCCACATttcgtttgataatgctcctgtgaagcgccctgggatgttttattatgttaaacgcGCTATGTAAATATAAGATGTGTTACGACTAAGGTGGGAGGACTACACTATTAATTCAGTCTTATTTCTACACCAGTCACAACATTTTTGAAAAATATTCCCAATTACCGAAATTGTCAATCAAATATACTACTTTCCCATAatggaacacactaaccaggtctctttactgaacaacaacatTTAAAAACATGtattataaagcaagtcttaaaTAGTATAGAAGTAAAGCAGTATCACATAGATCAatattttaaaaatccaacattatatttttaaaaagtcccctttctacTTTAAGTAAATGTTAAAGTCCCTTTTtaacttagtcccttcacactcacacacaacacatagATTCAATAGATTTAATTCAATTAACCGAAAAGGAAAAATATgaaggatttttggatcagagcactattacagacaaaaacacgtgggcagatcacttgcccaccactaaaggcaaacagcatatgagaaatgctgcatcaatctggcacacagtccaacctccgaagACATGCAGACAGGTCACGAGAATCGTCCATATCAGTTCTTTTCAGACaacgttgagaattatttttagcaagtTTTCTCCAAATACAGGAAACATGATGAATGGACACAATGTATTTCACAGGGTGTTTTCT
This genomic interval from Heterodontus francisci isolate sHetFra1 chromosome 21, sHetFra1.hap1, whole genome shotgun sequence contains the following:
- the LOC137381124 gene encoding probable G-protein coupled receptor 139, with the protein product MRETFYSIRKLYYLILAGIGVPVNLLAIGLLSRGKCGLSTCTTRYLVAMAMADLLVIISEVILWRISYYYFPGSFLDITPVCSVIAVLSRAATDCSVWFTVTFSFDRFVAICCQKLKTKYCTKTTAALVLATSCIVLCLKNVPFYFIFEPREIIDNVPWDCYRNPSYYTAPGWVGFDWFAVVLTPLLPFTLVLLLNALTIRHVLVASRVRKGLKCQSRGENHTDPEMESRRKSMILLFSISGSFILLWLVYVMDFLYYNITGTDHSDYTDSEYIFGEFGFMLRTLSCCINTFIYLAIQSKFREQVKNAMKYPVVSIIQLMNKENN